From a single Candidatus Dadabacteria bacterium genomic region:
- a CDS encoding PhzF family phenazine biosynthesis protein, protein MRIYTVDAFTDGPNSGNPAAVCILEKEVPDRTKQEIASRVNLSETAFLLK, encoded by the coding sequence ATGAGGATATATACCGTTGATGCTTTTACCGACGGGCCGAATTCTGGGAATCCGGCCGCTGTGTGCATTCTTGAAAAAGAAGTGCCGGACCGGACAAAACAGGAGATCGCTTCCCGGGTAAATCTCTCAGAGACTGCTTTTTTACTCAAGA